Sequence from the Montipora foliosa isolate CH-2021 chromosome 12, ASM3666993v2, whole genome shotgun sequence genome:
AAGTTGGCTAAATTACCGGCGTAACTTACATTTACGCTTTGTTCTCCTTGCCCTTGTCGTAGCGACTTGGCTTCCCTCGGGAGAACTCTCTCTTGTTGTTGCTGTAGTTGTAACGACCTCAGTGCGGCGTGATGCGGTCGAGCGGTCCCGTAAAAAAGGACGTTTGTTTTCCCTTTCTTGGGCATAACTTTGGCCATGATCTTGTTGGCTTTCGTGATGTCCTCTACACTTTTGCTTAACGCATCTCCAAAAAGAAAGCGAGACAGAGGTGTAGACGGCGAACAGAGagagcaaaaattctttgatAAATCGGGCTTTAGGAGGTCAGTGCGTTTCAGTGAGACTTGAAAAGAAGCATTGCCGATGAAAGACAAAGAGTCGCACAGGTAGTCGAGCAATACTTTCTGGTCCAACTCTGTCTTTACTTTCTTGCATTTAATTAGAGATTCAACGGCTAAACGGTAATTGCCTGAGCCGCGTGGACTGTTGATTTTTGAGCTTCCTGTGGCCCGACATCAAGCTTTCTTGATGCCCTAGGGAGATCATTCCAGGTTCCTGGATTAACCCCTGGTACTGTTAACAAATTACAGTTCTCTGGGGAGCAATACTTTTCAGCTAACGCTTTGAATTTGTTCTCAATGGGCTTCTTGGAAAAAGCCTCATTAATTCTTTTGGCCAATATATCTGACACCATTGGGTCAAGACATTCATCACCATTGAAAATGGATGTTGAAATTCCCTAATCCTCTGTTGACTCGTCCGTTTGATCTTCATCAAGGATTCATCGGAGGATTCTAAAAGATCGTTAACGGTGGGGTGAGAAGACGAGTCATTCTACTCCGTCTTTTTCTTTGCTTAGGAACACTGCTCAGACTTTTGAGTTGCTGAGTTACACTGCTCAGACTTTCGGCGCTTCGATGGCCGTTCAGGCGTTGAGTTAGAGGTCTTGCGCTTAGAATATGAAGTCGTTTCTTTATCAGAAATTTGCTCCAAAACATCCGAGTCCTCGTTGAACGTCCTCTCTTGGAACGTTGAGATCTTTTCCAAGGATCTGTGGAGCTGTGAAAACCCCAAAGCTTGTCCTAACTCTTCCACTTGAGCTGTGGTGACGCTTGTTTTAGGCTCTTTTGTCGAAAGATCGGGAGGCACCTCTTCATCGTTTGAAAGATCGACATCGTCGTCGACCTAATGTCCTTCCATATCTAAAGCTTGGAAATGGCAAAGTATCAGAGAACacgataaaattaaaaaatatcttCAGAGTAGTTTACCTGCTTCGAACTGCACGAGAAAAGAAGAGGGTGCTCGTGGTATTCACTCGGTGTTATATAGCCtgtcttcatttacataacaataGTCTTCAAAGGTCGGTTTATTGCGCATGCACACAAAGGAAACGCATAATGATGTCATAATGCGTAACATGGATGAGGAGAATACTGAAtttggaagaaattgacaattaagaataatccttcaattgaagGACAGACTTGGTTGAATTGATCGTCCTCTTCCCTAGAACATTTTTTCACTCTCCCCAGCTCTCCAACACTTTTTActatccaacatggcggcgttATCCTACGATCCCCATCAAAAGACGCCAGCACTGCAGGCTATAAGCAGAAAAGGGTAGTAAGGTGGATTTAATACTTTTTGGCCTCCATGCCTGGTTGTTCTTTAGTGTGGAAGAGCTTTTATCGCTGATACATTGTGACGAATTTAACAAAACTATTATCTCTATATTTCAATTTTTAGAAGTCAGTGTAATTACTTGTTAATGTAGTAGCCTTAGATGTATGTGATTTACTGGGTTGCTAGAAACCAATACCATACTACCACGAATCGTACTCGTTAAGCAAAAAGTCGGTATTTAAATTCTTGAAAcacaaattgtaaatttttggtGTGGAATGGAAGGTAGTATGCTTAAGGCTTCTAGCAAATGAATTGGACTACTGCTCTTGTTGTCTTTGAGTGAAACAGTATCTTAATTAAtgactcggatttttttcccgTTTATCCCTGGATCATTATTAGAGGGATCCAAAGATAGTGATGAAgtaagatagaagtgatcctcgcactttgtTAGACGCATTTGTTCTCGCGAAAGgactaataaataataaattttaaagttaaattgcaggttatagacgaatgATAGAAGTGAccttcgcacttatctggacagtTTGCTCAAATTTTCCCGATCAGTTCGAAGATCACCTCTATCTTTTGTCAATAAGCGGCAATTCAACTAATATACCTTTCTTTCTTAGTGATTGCGTATTGTACGCTTAACAAGTTCATGTGATGGTTGCCTGCCAACAGACAAATTCAAAGGTACAAATTGGAGCGCCTAACCTCTTTTGTTATGCTCTACCCATGAAGCTACAAAAAATGGATCTCGGCTCCCCATTTAAAGTCATGTGATAAATGTGGTAAAGCAGCTTCAAAGTGGATGCTCCAGGTTCAAATCATgcccaggggctgcttttacttttttcttttctttttcataccaCAAGTCTTGGGACAGAGTGACccaaatggaggataatacttcatttaagacAAACTGACAATAATGGATAATCCTctatttgaggaagagatcgtgtttaACAAAACTCGTCCACCCGAGAAAAGGTGGCTGCTCGACTGATTtaaagagactgctcgcagtgtATTCTGACTCTTGAGTCCGACCCAGAAACCATCATATCCCTTTGTCACAGTCAGAATACAACATTACCATCAATAGTTACCTTATCAATTTCTGTAACTggcttttaattaaaaaaataatttaataattcgagatatttacccaggaagctccactcacccGGAAGTGGTTTTCACGGAGGTCCTGCATCTGGATCCAATAGGAATTAATTTAGAGATATTAGGGAAGTGAAGTGAGGCAGTTGCAAAATTTATCCGCAAGTGTTATAGTCACCCAGTTACCAATGACGAACAAATATCAGGTGTACAATTTCCATTTAACCAGACAATTGAAAATTTTAGTGTCATCCAAAGTAAAGGGGTAGCTTAATATCTTTcaatattctcttttttgaaattgttGCTGCTTTAGGTTTTTCTGTGGAAGGGGCTTGTGAGAGCAAAAAGGCAGTAAATTGTTGAGAGAAGGCaatttacttttctttcttgaaaaataaaaggatGAACACTATCATGCagacaaggaaaaaaagaagaacatttATCATTGGTCATCATTAGCCAACTTTATTAAAGCATTCCCAGCTTACTGCTTCTGTGAAACTAAGCAAGTACGTACTGATATATCTAAATCTACCGGATGATAACATGCGCGGTATGCTACTAATATGTAATCACAAGAAATTTCTTGTTGTGAAACCTGTTGAGTGTTTTACACAGTTGTGCGAGTTAAGCAGTTCGATTCATTGATGACCAATAAGATCCATCCCCTGGTTAGCAACTGATAATAACGGGAATGTCACGGATACAAATAACACAGAGGCTTAAAAGTTCTGTGGTCGTATTTTCATCTCAGACCGCTTGACAGAGTAGTAACTATTTTTCCAATGATACCAGGTCATTCCAATTGCATCGGTCTTTCCATTAAGATACAGACCATTCAGGTTGGAGGAGTAACAAATCTTGTACCACCAGGCACCTTTATTTGCTAACGCACAGTTGCCTGAATAGTTATCATTATCGCGATCCTTGGTGGTAAACGCATGGCCACGGTGATAGCCAAGGGAATCACCTGCAGTGCCTGAATGAAAATAAAACGAATTAAATAATCAAAATAAGAAGcagttttaaaacttttttaaaatgctaaaaattgttgatcatgactaaaacaccacacgagtacatacgggtaacataccagtaacatacgagtaacatacggaacatacggatacatacgaatacatacgactaacatacgactaacatacgactaacgcacggatacatacgactaacatacggatacataccaatacatacgagtaatacgagtgtttttctcataaactaagctctaattataagccttgcaagcatttttgcacgtcagcaaacacgttcccccccccccccccccaaggctttcgttacATTTAGTCACagcaaaataaattcacatggagtgcaaaacccttatcTTGCGCTgcaagatgacaatatattttggatgtcgctgaCGCCGTATGACGTCAgcagatccgccatcttgatttcactatttcacctTAGTTGCCttttttaatggcaaaaaaaTCGGTGCgaaatcaagccagaaagcttaaatgtaaccatgtacatgtaaaaatggAGAAGAATTATGTTTAAAATGTCGAATTTTGGGAACAGTTGACACATTAAAAAATGCGCAAGCAATAAACGAACAGCTGCTTAAAGTTTCAGGAACAGAGTAAATctcctttccaaaatttgtaaaatttgaGGGGGTGGCATCCAACCCTTTCTCACCTCATTTACAAAACCCTGAGGGGGTGTCATCAATACCCCCcgttcctccccccccccccccccacccacacTGTAATTGTGCTCGCGGGGAAATTAGCAAGTTGACAGAGACGAGACAATTGTAACACAACTTTGTATTTAAGTCCTAAATCCTTTGATGAGAATAATCCGATGTCACAACACGATAACAAGAACGAGAAGCAAAAAAGCGAACCTCACTCTCTCCagtcctttttcatttttcacgTCACGCTTCAAGTCCCATGCTTCCACTACAACACACTCACTCACACACACTTCATATCAGAGGTCCAAGGGGTATGTATTTTTCGCATCAAGATATCACGAATTACAAAGCTATTAAAGCCGTCAAAAGCTCTTAACAATTCAAGAAATAATGAAACGTTCCTTGCATCACtaaataactaaatatttaTTGACGGTATGTAAACCCTGTTGTATTGATTGGCAATTAAAGTTTCACTAAACCTGCAAAACTAGGCAATAGAACAAAACATTTTGTCTTTACTCTGTATGTCAGACAATTGATTATTACGCTCTTCAATCTGTTCAGTGCACGGTAAAGATCGAACGCGTGAAGACCATCCACTGCGCGACAGGCTATTTTTTGCGCACATCAGATTACCAGGCATGACCCCAGGCCACCAGTTTAATATCAAATATCTTTGCTCTTGTAACGTAAACTTTCCTTAGTCGGGGAAGTAATGCGTAATATTTTACTTAAGTTGTCGttactttgcataaacatttaCTGGTATGAATTTTACTCGTatattttcgtatttttttactcgtatgtatcagtatgttagtcgtatgtatccgtatgttagttgtatgtatccgtatgttactcgtatgttagtcgtatgtgtccgtatgttccgtatgttactcgtatgttactcgtatgttacccgtatgtactcgtgtggtgttttagtcatgatcaaaATTGTTAAGACGCACTTGAGATTGTTTGTTGTCTGTACTTGTCACCGACATGAAATCGATGTAACGTGTTTATCACCACACGAGTAAAATGCTTAACAGGTTTTTCAGTTTGCCGTGTTTAGGCTAAGTCACTGGCTTACATATACAACTTATTGTGTCAGTCAAAGCGAGATAAAAGTCTCTGACATCACAGTAGAATTTCTATCAGTTAGAGACAGACTACACCTAGTTGAAATGAGGAAGTGTGTCTATCTTAATTAACACAGGGTTGTTAATCACCAGAATTTTCAAACCTGAATATTTTCCCAAACTCAGCTGGTATTTTGCTCGCTCGCTTGCCACAGTAACTGAAGTGTACTCAGCAAATGCTGTATTTCCATGAATGTCTTCCAAGTCCACGCGAAGCTTGTTGCTGCTGCTTACAGTCAGGCGGTGAATCTTGTCCAGTCCAAGCCAAAACTCTCCATTTAGATTACCAAAGCCTCGTTTGTAGGCGTCCCACGCGCGAAAGAAATCTACGGAGCCgtcttgtcttttttgaaagacCGTCCACCCTCCGCCAGCCGTTTTGTGATCACAGTACACTTCAAATTCTCCCAAACCATCGGGGTCGATTTTGTACACACCACTGATCTTTTCGCCAGAATTGTAAACATCGGCGCAGTTCTTGAAGACTGAAAATTACAGAAGCAGAATGAATTTGTCAGTTAAGTTTTGGTTTCATTCTTATTTGGAGCCTCTAAAAAGTAAGAATGGGCGTAATAGAGGAAAATACTACTATACATATCCGGCATGCAAATGTTTTAGAGGCAATTGATTGACCTAAATCTGAGTGCTTTCTGCAAGGGATTAGATGGAAAAACTTGAACCACTATTGTCTGAGAAGTGAacaaagaatttaaaatttataaCTGCAAACCTTTGTCATAAGTGCCGCCAGTTTGGTTTGTTTTGAGCGCAGCGATCGCTTCTTTGATTTCAGTGAGTTGCTGCTCGATCTTCTTACAACAGTGTGGTCCGGCGTAAAAGTTGTTATTCACGTTACACTGGGGTTTACTCATGCCAGGGTTTTTTGTTGGTTGCACAGACGTTTTGGCAGTTGTCCCAACAAGAATCCCAGTAAAAAGCAGAGCAAGCTGGAATGCCATTATGCACTGATGCTTTCAGGAAACTCTTGTatgaaatggaagaaaaaatgcAAGTATAAAATGATTTTTAAGACTTGTGTTCCAGTTTATTTGGTCTTTCCAAACTAGATTTTTCTTGTCTCCTACGCTCTATTTTGGGAATGCTGAATCATCGATTCCTACCAATCAAATAGAAACACATTATAGCGGTAACTCGAGGCAGTACGACCAGTAGACAAGTTTTTTTTGACAAGTAGAAGACAATGTCACGAGGTAGTAGACAACTTTCTTTTGACAAGAAGACAGTTTCTCAATATTTTATGAGAAGATTTATCCAGTGAAATAACAGGGCACTTTACGAGTAATTTAggtaaatatctgttcggaagaagGTGGGTTAGCATTCGAAAATTCGAACTCAGACTTTTGAGGCGCACCAAGATTTTggacacttttctcaacagatTTCCTATTTTCCTTTTCGGAAAAGTAGTGAAGAGTGTGAAGAGTGCGTAGAAATTTCGAAACCACATTGAAGAACGCTAGTGAGTTGAGCAAGAGTCAACTGTGACAttggaataaaatttgaagatttttcaTAACTTCTATCATTTTGGCCAGAGTTTGTTTGAGAATCGTATCTTAAGCAAACGTCCCTTAAAACTTTCGGGGAAAAAGCATGACAACGTAATGttaatatgttttttttaatcagacCCGTCACGGATGCTAGAACTGTCGGAAGAAGTAATTACTACAGACTTGACTGAACCCGGGTGACTGAAATTCCCCTAGAACATACAAACCGATAAATATTTTGAAGGACAGCTTCAAAGTCACTAAACGAGCTTTTAAAACATTGTGGAAACCATTTTACCTAATTCCGACAAATTTTAAGACAAGCGGCCGTTGGTGCCACGAAGAGAAAACCTCGTACGGAATGATGGAATAATCAATTTGTCGTGCGGCTTTATTTTCATCTTTGATTGATGGGTCCGTGCTTCGGAATAAGCATGTTTATCAGAGATCATTAACAAAAGCTTCGAAAAGCTTGTCCCTCGTGGAAACCCTCGAGCTGAGATTTGCTGttgactaaaattaaaaaaaaaacatattgatTTCAGGTCTTATGCAGCCATAGAGCTATGGACCAATTTATAAAACAGGGAAACGAAGCCGCGGCGCAAGTAGATGACTTTTCGTTGACAAGGAGGAGCCTGACATGTTTGCCATTGAAGCTTGCCTTCATTTGCTATTTTTGAAGAGCTTTGCTGACCTCGGGAAATAGTCTAACAGTTGACAAAATAATTACCATTTTTAACCAGAGTAAAGCCGAGTGAAGAAATGTTCAGGTCAGATATTTATCTTCGTTGTCGATCTTCTTTTTGTGAAGCATATGTGTATAGTAAGCTTGGATGTGTTGTCTGTGTATTTCACCGAGCCCTAATCCATGGACTTCTCGATAGACCGGGTGTATGGATTACTAAATCGGACTTATAATGGACTGCGTAAGTGGTCGAGAAGAAAGATCGCTCATACGATTCTAAACACAAAGAGAACACTGCTAACGTCAAGCACAAATTTGCATAACGCTAAAGATGAAAGAAGCAAGTTTGGTTTTAGCTGAAGTTTTGCCAGTTATCTGCAGATACCAAACAACTTCTTAAAAGAAAGGGAGTGGAGATGGAGAGGCGTTGGAAGAAGAGAGTTTTTAAGCTTTTGTGACAAGTAGCAGTTTCATTGAAACGCAAATTTGAATGCTAAAGTTCTTGTGTTAATTCCGGATAACAAACACGCCAAAAACAAATACAGACTAAAGCCGGAATTATCAAAAGACAATGAAtcgaaaacaaattgaaaagatTTCTCAACCATTTCCTACCTACGTTTGCAAGAGCCAATGTTTAACGAGCCATCAATGTGTAGGACTTGTTTCTTTGATATAGGCGTCGTCACACGGTTGGGAAAATCGGACATTGAGTGGTTAAGTTTTTAGTATTGTTAggccaataataattattattcaagttCGATTGTTCGTCAGTGTAgagttttgttttcgttttcgatCAAGTACAGAATAAGGTCAAGAAACACGTCAGGATGGCGTTCAGAGCCCGATTCAAGATGTTGCATTTAGCTCGTGGAATCCCACTGCAGTTAGTTGGTTTCGGACCAATTCGAGTGCGTTGCGGTCATCGGACTCAATCTCATTGTTCATTCAATATTTGGCTAGAgtagtattttaaatttagATAATACCGTAAGCTGGTGGGCCAATGATAAACACGAGAGATTGACATTTGTGAGTTATGGACTTTTCACGAAAGTGTTGAGGACAATGATACATACGAGGTGATACTGATGTAaagttttttttcgttttggcTGGCTTCCTGTAAACTTTAATCCTTGGTTTTACTATTCCACGAAGACACCGTTCTcagcaaaaatatgaaataaaaaatgggggtcaccgtactCGTTCAGGGAAAAAAATAGTCATTCCTTGACGGGTTAACCTTGGCGTTAATAAAAATCCTCCATTTATTAATGTGCACGACTGAAtgcgcgcgccaatgacgccagaaattatgcgcagtagagTTGCGCAATgaaaaaccagggaatcaccttaagcttCTCAGACACGGCCATTATATATCATATTAAACTACACTGAGGAAACAGACATTTAATACTTGCCTCTCTTTTTGGTAACAGCCGGCCCTTGGACGAAACTTTATATTAACTTCTGTTACCAAGGAATCTCCTGAAGTGTAAATTACTTACCTTGCTTCTCCTCACGCTAGGTTCCAGAGCCTAACTTTCCTTTTCTTGGGGTCCATTTCACCCCGCGTTTTGATGGCAGCGTTTGGCTTGGCCCCAATGCAGTATTGGCTTTCGCAAGGGAAGGATACAAACTCACAGATGTAAACTTCTCAGACTTGATAGATGCATTGGGATACAGGTATGTTGCTTTGCCGAAAGGCCATCTTTGTGTTAAATCATACTCGTACATCATACATGTGGTGTACTGGGAAGTAGCCTATATCCGGGAAACCACAGTGATACGTTGTTGTTGATTAAAAAGGCTGTTGTGCTTGgattaccgacttcctgtcgttTTATTTCGATTACAAACACTACATTTGCGACGAGGATTTGCCTCAATGGCTGAGAGAGCCCTTCCAACGCTAGATCTATCGGGATCTTCATCATAAGTGGCAAGCAACTGGAAGAAGTGGAAACGAGCATTCGAGTATTACGCTGAAGGAAAAGGCTTAGACAACGCGAGGAAGAAAACTTCACAGCTTCTGCACTATGCAGGAATGGAGGTAAAGGATATTTTCGAAGATCTTGTCGACCCCGATCCGGCGGGTAATCAAGATCCCTATGCAGTCTGTATGAGGAAGCTTGATCATCATTTTCGCTCTGACGAAAATATTCCATTTGAGCGCCACGTTTTCCGGCAGTTGGCGCCGACGGATGGCGAACCAGTTGATAAATTTGTTGTGCGTCTCCGTCGACAGGCAAGGTATTGTAGTTTTGGTGATGCTCTCGATGACAACCTACGAGATCAGTTAATTGAAAAGCTGCCCGACATAGGATTGAAAAAGAAGCTGTTGGAGACCAGAAACATTACTTTATAGCAAGTTTTGGAGAAAACAAGAGCTTCGGAAGCGGCGGGACAACAAGTGAAGCACATGGCGGGTGTATCGGACGTAAACGCAGTCGGACGAAAGGAGGATAAGACAAATGATCAGTCAGTGAAAACGTGCTTCAGCTGCGAAAAGGCAGGACATTTCTCACGGGATCCGTGCTGTCCAGCGAAAGGTAGGAAGAGTTCCAGCTGCTCAGTGTATGGCCATTTTGCAGTGTGCTGCAGAAACCTCGACCGAAATGCACCTAAGACAGGAAGAGGCCTTCATCCAAAGAGCACCCGTGGCAATCGTAAGGCGTTCAGTAGACAGACAAACCAAGTGGAAGATTATTTGGCGGGTAGCagtcaagaagaagaaaacccCGCCTTTGCGTTGTTTACTGTGATGGAAGAAAATGAGGAGGGTCTTTGCAAAGTGTCGACCGCACGTCACGTACCGACGATGAATGTGAGTATTGATGGAATTGTTCAGGAAGTTTTGATTGACTCAGGGTCTGTGAGCAATTTGATGGGGGAAAATGATTTTCAGAAATTGAAGAATGCTGGTTTCAAGGGGAACCTCGAACATTGTTCAAGGAAATTGTTTGGCTATGGGGGCAGAGAAATTGAGGTCATTGGCCAGTTCAAAGAGGAAATTTCGGTGGGAAATGCTAAGGTAACTTCCAATTTTGTTGTAGTTAAGTGTGGGCGTTGCATATTGGGGAATGCTACGGCCAAGGAGCTAGGTGTTCTCCACATTGGTCCAAAGGTCAGTCCCATTGGCGGAAGTTGTAATGAGTCAAGAGTGACTTTGCCAACCAGCTCAAAGCTCAGTACCCTAAAGTGTTCACAGGAGTTGGCAAACTAAAAGACTTTGAGTTGAAACTGCATGTTGACCCCAATGTACCGCCTGTGGCACAAAAGTTAAGGCGAGTTCCGTTTGCGCGTCGAGACAAATAGAAAGCCAAGATCGATGAACTGTTAGAGGGGGATATCATTGAGAGAGAGGAAGGCCCCACTACATGGGCTAGTCCGGTTGTCGTAGCACCCAAGCCGTGAGGTGAGATAAGACTTTGTGTGGACATGCGTCGCGCAAATGAGGCCACTATGCGCGAACGGCGTCCGATACTTACTGTTGATGAAGTACTAGAAGAACTAAATGGCAGTACTGTCTTTTCGAAGCTAGATCTGCGTCATGATTTTCACCAGGTGGAGCTGCATGCAGATTCCAGGGACATTACCACCTTTGTAACACATGAAGGTTTGTTCCTCGCTGATGATGTGATTGTTCACGGAAAGACAGTTGTGGAGCATGACCAGAGCTTACACAAGCTGTTAGCTAGGCTGGAAGAAAAGAATCTTTCCTTGAATGGCGAGAAGTGTACCTTTGGAATGGGTAAAGTACTTTTCATGGGCATTCTCCTTTCGGAGCACGGCATCGGGCCTACCAAGGAAAAGGTGCGGGCAGTAAAAGAAGCAACCCGTTCGTCGTCGGCCTCCGAAGTGAGAAATTTCCTGGGTCTTGTGGGATTTAGCTCGAGATTTATTCTTGATTTTGCGACCAAGGGAGAACCTCTGCGAGTACTATGTCGAAAGGATGAGAAGTTTCTATGGGGTAAGGCACAAGAGGAGGCTTTCAACACGCTGAAAGAAGACATGGCATGGCTTACTTTGACCGGGAAGCACCCACAGAAGTCATAGCAGACGCCAGCCCAGTGGGACTTGGTGCGGTTTTGGTTCAGGAGGTAGACGGGGAACGCCGTGCAGTATGTTATGCCAGTAGAAGTCTTAATAACACTGAACG
This genomic interval carries:
- the LOC137979143 gene encoding microfibril-associated glycoprotein 4-like, with amino-acid sequence MAFQLALLFTGILVGTTAKTSVQPTKNPGMSKPQCNVNNNFYAGPHCCKKIEQQLTEIKEAIAALKTNQTGGTYDKVFKNCADVYNSGEKISGVYKIDPDGLGEFEVYCDHKTAGGGWTVFQKRQDGSVDFFRAWDAYKRGFGNLNGEFWLGLDKIHRLTVSSSNKLRVDLEDIHGNTAFAEYTSVTVASERAKYQLSLGKYSGTAGDSLGYHRGHAFTTKDRDNDNYSGNCALANKGAWWYKICYSSNLNGLYLNGKTDAIGMTWYHWKNSYYSVKRSEMKIRPQNF